One genomic window of Mycteria americana isolate JAX WOST 10 ecotype Jacksonville Zoo and Gardens chromosome Z, USCA_MyAme_1.0, whole genome shotgun sequence includes the following:
- the TJP2 gene encoding tight junction protein 2 isoform X3 yields MQAPGMEELIWEQYTVTLQKDSKRGFGIAVSGGRDNPHFENGETSIVISDVLPGGPADGLLQENDRVVIVNGTPMENVPHSFAVQQLRKSGKVATIVVKRPRKVQAAALKRSPSLDYEDRALDVMDDRAEFDGKSAQSGYSNRSWHSGNGGRSQSWGNSLDQSYRDEQDRGRNRSRDRGRECSYSRDRSRGRSVDRSLDRDYRRDRSRGRSIDRDGGYERDYRGDYSPPSYSHGSQADPRYGREMRSQSQDRLRSRSPSPEIHHQHEYLGPQDQNGPISVLLTKGRHNEEYGLRLGSQIFIKEMTRTGLATKDGNLHEGDIILKINGTVTENMSLADARKLIEKSRGKLQLVVLRDRKQTLLNIPSLNDSDSEMDDISEIESNRSFSPQDDRLHHSDLDSHSSNEKLKEKPNAKDDPSSRMSRMGAMPTPFKSTGDIATPAVTVVDTNKELKYQDDPAVSQPKAVTRTILKPSPEDEAIYGPNTKMVRFKKGDSVGLRLAGGNDVGIFIAGIQEGTSADQEGLQEGDQILKVNTQDFRGIVREDAVLYLLEIPKGETVTILAQSKYEVYRDIMACGRGDSFFIRSHFECEKESPQSLAFTRGEIFRVVDTLYDGKLGNWLAVRIGNELEKGLIPNKSRAEQMASVQNAQKDGSSDRADFWRTRGQRSGVKKNLRKSREDLTSVVSVSTKFPAYERVQLREAGFKRPVVIFGPIADVAMEKLSNDLPHLYQTAKTEPRDAGSEKSTGVVRLNTVRQIIEQDKHALLDVTPKAVDLLNYTQWFPIVVFFNPDSKQGVKTMRQRLCSTSNKSSRKLYEQANKLKKTCSHLFTATINLNSANDSWYGSLKDTIQQQQGEAVWVSEGKMDGMEDDADDRMSYLTAMGADYLSCDSRLISDLEDTDGEGGAYTDNELDEPLDEPRISSVSRSSEPVHHEEVR; encoded by the exons GCCCCAGGCATGGAAGAGCTGATATGGGAACAGTACACTGTGACCTTACAAAAG GATTCAAAACGAGGATTTGGGATTGCAGTTTCTGGAGGCAGAGATAACCCTCATTTTGAAAATGGTGAAACATCGATAGTCATTTCAGATGTTCTCCCAGGTGGTCCAGCAGATGGATTACTTCA AGAAAATGACCGGGTGGTCATAGTTAATGGGACCCCAATGGAAAATGTTCCACATTCTTTTGCAGTCCAACAGCTTAGGAAAAGTGGAAAAGTGGCCACCATT GTAGTGAAAAGACCAAGAAAAGTGCAGGCTGCTGCGCTGAAGAGAAGCCCCTCTCTTGACTATGAGGACAGAGCTTTAGATGTAATGGATGACCGTGCCGAATTTGACGGGAAAAGTGCTCAAAGTGGATATAGCAACAGAAGCTGGCATAGTGGTAATGGAGGGCGCAGCCAAAGCTGGGGAAACAGCCTGGATCAGAGCTATAGAGATGAACAAGACAGAGGGCGTAACCGAAGCAGAGACCGTGGTAGGGAATGCAGCTACAGCCGTGATCGAAGTCGTGGTAGAAGCGTTGACAGGAGCTTGGATCGAGACTATAGAAGAGAtcggagcaggggaaggagcatcGACAGGGATGGTGGCTATGAACGGGACTACAGAGGAGACTACAGCCCACCCAGTTATAGTCATGGATCTCAAGCTGATCCTAGATATGGGAGGGAAATGAGGAGTCAAAGTCAGGACAGGCTTCGTTCCCGAAGTCCTTCGCCTGAAATACACCATCAACATGAGTACCTAGGACCGCAGGATCAGAATGGACCGATCAGTGTTCTCTTAACAAAAGGCAGACATAATGAAG AATATGGTCTCCGGCTTGGAAGTCAGATCTTCATAAAAGAAATGACCCGTACTGGCCTAGCAACCAAAGATGGCAACCTTCATGAAGGGGATATCATTCTCAAG ATCAATGGTACAGTGACAGAGAACATGTCTTTAGCTGATGCAAGAAAATTGATTGAGAAGTCACGGGGGAAGCTCCAGCTGGTTGTCCTCAGGGACAGAAAGCAGACACTGCTCAACATTCCTTCATTGAACGACAGCGACTCAGAAATGGATG acatttctgaaatagAGTCAAACAGATCATTCTCCCCTCAAGATGACAGATTACATCATTCTGATCTAGATTCACATTCATCcaatgaaaagctgaaagagaaaccAAA tgcAAAAGATGATCCATCCAGTAGGATGTCCAGGATGGGAGCAATGCCTACACCATTCAAATCGACTGGTGACATTGCTACTCCTGCTGTTACAGTTGTAGACACAAACAAAGAACTGAAGTACCAAGATGACCCGGCAG TGTCTCAACCAAAAGCAGTTACAAGAACGATTCTTAAACCCAGCCCTGAAGATGAAGCAATCTATGG TCCTAATACGAAAATGGTGAGATTCAAGAAAGGGGACAGCGTGGGTCTACGACTGGCTGGTGGAAATGATGTAGGGATATTTATTGCTGGAATTCAAGAAGGCACCTCAGCTGATCAGGAGGGACTGCAGGAAGGAGATCAGATTCTTAAG GTGAACACTCAAGACTTCAGAGGCATTGTTCGGGAAGATGCTGTTTTGTATCTCTTAGAAATTCCCAAAGGTGAAACAGTGACAATTTTGGCTCAAAGCAAATATGAAG TCTACAGAGACATCATGGCCTGTGGCAGAGGGGATTCATTCTTCATCAGGAGCCACTTTGAGTGTGAAAAAGAGTCACCACAGAGCTTAGCATTCACCAGAGGGGAGATCTTTAGAGTAGTCGATACACTATATGATGGCAAACTGGGAAACTGGCTGGCTGTGAGAATTGGAAATGAACTGGAAAAGGGCCTCATTCCAAATAAGAGCAG AGCTGAGCAGATGGCCAGTGTTCAAAATGCCCAAAAAGATGGCTCAAGCGATAGGGCAGACTTCTGGAGAACACGTGGCCAGCGATCTGGAGTGAAGAAGAATCTGAGGAAGAGTCGTGAAGATCTGACATCTGTTGTATCTGTGAGCACAAAATTCCCAGCTTATGAGCGAGTTCAGTTGCGTGAGG ctggttTTAAGAGACCCGTGGTGATATTTGGCCCTATTGCAGATGTCGCTATGGAGAAGTTGTCAAATGATTTGCCTCACCTGTACCAGACAGCAA AGACAGAACCCAGAGATGCAGGTTCAGAGAAGTCAACTGGGGTAGTGCGCTTGAACACTGTGAGGCAAATCATTGAGCAG GATAAACATGCTCTGTTGGATGTGACCCCTAAAGCAGTGGACCTGCTAAATTATACCCAGTGGTTTCCAATTGTGGTCTTCTTTAACCCAGACAGTAAGCAGGGTGTGAAAACCATGAGACAAAGGCTATGTTCCACATCTAACAAGAGCTCGAGAAAGCTTTATGAGCAAGcaaacaaactgaagaaaactTGTTCCCACCTCTTTACAG CCACCATCAATTTGAATTCAGCCAACGATAGCTGGTATGGTAGTCTGAAAGATACAATTCAGCAACAGCAAGGAGAAGCAGTATGGGTATCAGAAGGAAAG ATGGACGGCATGGAAGATGATGCAGATGATCGTATGTCTTACCTTACTGCAATGGGTGCTGACTATTTGAGTTGTGACAGTCGGCTGATCAGTGACCTAGAGGATACAGATGGAGAAGGAGGTGCATACACTGACAATGAACTTGATGAGCCCTTGGACGAACCAAGGATTTCATCTGTTAGCCGGTCCTCTGAACCGGTGCATCATGAGGAGGTGAGATGA